The genome window TGACTGCTATCTGTATTCCCGTCTTGATTATGAAGACTGTAAACGCATGGGATTCAGAAAAATAAATGATACCGGTAAAATTAATGAACTGTTAAAAGAGGGCGAAAAGAGAGCATTTGTGCCCAATGCCTCACTGGTTTATTTTGAAAACGGTTAAATGCCGTGATGCGTGATGCGTGACGGGTGATGGGTTATGGGTTATGGGTGATGGGTGATGGGTTATGGGTTATGGGTATTCATTAGTGTTAAGCGCTAAGTACTAAGGGTGAAAAAGAAGGTAAAAGTAAAGTTTAAGAGATTAATGTGGCCTATCCCGTGAAATGCGTGGCCTATTTCACTGGATTTGCAATAGTTTTTGCCTCAACCTGCAGCAATAAATAACAACAAATATCAATGAATAACCACTAATAACCATTAATACTCTTTAAAAAATAATTTTTTATTGATAGATGTAGATTCCAGTCAGGATAACAATGGAAATACCCAGACTGAATTTTATAACAATGGCGAACATCCTGTTTTTCATTATTGATGTGCTTCGGAGAATAGCTGTCCGGTTATCCGATGTGGCAAGCTTTTCATAGATAAAGGTGCCGGCAAATGCGCCGATTACAGATCCTATCAGCGCGCCGATTCCAAAAAATAACGGAGCCATGATTACTCCAACAACAATTGCACCGGCGATTGAAGCAAAAACACTTTTGTTTGTGGCGCCTGTTTTCTTTGCGCTGAAAAATCCGGATATCCATTCAAATATTTCACCGGCAGCTACTATGGCAAGGATTAGCATAAGCTGCCAAAGTTCAATAAGATCGGTGAAATACAGAATAATAGGAGGTATTGCAGCAAGCATATTACCGGGGAGGCTGAAAAGATTCAGCATCACAAATAAAAACTGTAATACGGTGACGCCAAATATAATTACAGGTATCATTCAGAAACTTATCCCGTATTTGCAATTCTGTCTTAAAAAGCTCGTTTCAAAACCGAAATTTTTTGTGGCAAATTTACTGTATTTTTCAAGTATACCGTAGTCATTGTTTTCTTCGCTTACATGTGCAAATAACAGTTTTTTGATTCTGTTACCGCTGAGTTTAGCCGCAATATT of Flexistipes sp. contains these proteins:
- a CDS encoding DUF456 domain-containing protein, encoding MIPVIIFGVTVLQFLFVMLNLFSLPGNMLAAIPPIILYFTDLIELWQLMLILAIVAAGEIFEWISGFFSAKKTGATNKSVFASIAGAIVVGVIMAPLFFGIGALIGSVIGAFAGTFIYEKLATSDNRTAILRSTSIMKNRMFAIVIKFSLGISIVILTGIYIYQ